The genomic DNA ATCAGGAGCTTGGGTATAAGCGAATCACGGCTTGGGTCGGCCAGCGCGGAGAGTTGGATTCGAGCCGCGAGAAGGCGCGCTGGCGGAGCGCGGATCGCCAGTCTGGCTACCTCCTGAAACTGGAGGCACGGGTTCTTGATGGGAGTGGTATTTACGATACGGTGAGCATGTTCTTCCTTTCGGAAGACAGGGCCTCAGAGGCGTGGCTGATCCGCAGTTCGAGGCGAGAAGGTGGCGTCGTCGCGACATGGACCGAGACTGGTGCTCGTGAGGGGTCGAGCATGACTGTGCGGATCGATCCGCCGGATGGGCAGAGCCAGACGATCAAGCCGAGCATCGAGGGCGAGGGATATCTGAGCCGTCTCGAGGCCGTGCTGCTGCCTGATCTTCTCATGAACAAGCGGATCCCCGCCGAGTACGGCTTCTACACATACCAGTCTGAGAGCGGCTCGATCAGACTCCGGCGTGATGTGCTGGAACAGCCGGAGGATCGGTCTGGGCTGTGGGTGCTGACGACGAGACTCAACGATGACAGCCCTGCACAGGTGACATCGATGAATGAACGAGGGGACCTGATTCGCTCGATGCTATCCGAGGGGCGTGTGTGGGAGCCGACGCAGCTGGACCGGCTTGTTTCGCTGTGGCGACGGGCAGGCCTCCCGATGGACTGAGTCCAGCCGGGCTTTGCAGGCGAGAAACCCCAGGGGTGGGACATCGGTATGCTGTCCACCCGGCCATACCGGCCCTACGCGGAGGTTCACGCCAACATGAAGCATCTTGCACGACGTCTGACCCCCACTCTTGCGATCGCACTGCTCGCCGGCCTGACGGCCTGTTCAGGGGGTGGTTCACAACGAACAGACACTGCCGCGGGCGCGCCAGCGGGCGTGAAGCCGCCGATGTCCCGGCCATATGCCGTGATTGATGGGAAACCGACCGAGGTTCCCAAGATCCCGATGGGCGACCAAGCGACCATCGCTCGGATCATCGATGAGGGGATGAACCGCAACCAGGTGATGGACCACCTGACGTATATGACGAAGACCATCGGCCCTCGCTTGACCGGCTCGACGAGCATGGAAGCGGCTAACCGCTGGACTGCAGATCAGTTCAGATCATGGGGCCTCACGAACGTCACGCTCGATCAGTGGGGCGAGGTGTCGATGCGGTTCGACCGAGGCCCATCCTCGGCGAGGGTGATGCTGAGGCGTGAGCGAGAGGTTCGACCAGAGGGGGGCTCGCCTCGTGTCGAAGTTGAGTACGACAGCGTGCGCGAGATGCAGTTCTCATGGCTCGCTTGGGCTCCGGGAACGAACGGGGCGGTCCGCGCACCGGTGGTTCGCCTGCCGAAGGATCAGGCCGAGTTTGATGCTGTGAAGGATCAGATCGCTGGCTCGTGGATTCTGATTCCGAGCAATCGTGAGACTCGACGGGGTATCCGGGGCGTCGGTGGCCAGATGGGCGACCGTCACCAGCTTTTCAAGGACATCCGTGCGAAGCAGGCGGGCGTTGTGACGGCTGATGCCGCGTCCGGCGACCGCTTTGAAGGGACGCTTTCGGGCGCGAATCTGCCCGAGGGCGGCGTTCCGATCAGCATCACCATCAACGGAACTGACGTGAGCGTGAGCGTGCGCCGGTTCCACACGGGCCCAGCGACCAACGTGACGGTCAGCGGCGACACGATCTCATTCGACTGGGTCTCTCCTTCGGGCACGTCGGCATACACGCTCACGCGCAGCGGGCTGAAACTCGCCGGCAAGGCGGCGAGCGCGGCCGGGGAGTCCGTAGTCGAGGCCTCGATGCCGGATCCGGCGGCGGCTCCGGACGTGCTTGAACAGGTGCTGGCACTGAACCCCGCCGGCTTCCTCGGCACCTCGCGTGACGAGCGTGTGTGGACGACTTCCGCGCGTGGCTGGCGCGAGCTCACGCTCGACAGGATCGGGCGCGACACGGAGTATGCGATCCGCCAGTCGGATTACGACTTCATCAACTCTCGCGTGTTCGACGGGATTCCGATCGAGGTCGAGATCAACGCCAAGGCGACGTTCACTCCTGGTCCGATCCCGGTGTACAACACGATCGCGGAGATTCGCGGGACGGAGTTCCCTGACGAGGTGGTGATCATCTCGGCGCACCTTGATTCATGGGACGGTCCGGGTTCTGAGGGAACGCTTGACAACGGAACCGGCTCGGCAGTCACGCTCGAGGCGGCGCGAATCCTGATGGCGGTCGGCGCCAAGCCGAAGCGGACCATCCGCTTCATTCTCTGGACGGGCGAGGAGCAGGGCCTGCTCGGCTCTCGCTCGTATGTCGATCGCATCAAGTACGAGTGGCCGAAGATCTCAGCAGTATTCGTCGACGACGGCGGCACGAACTACCAGGGTGGTGCCCCGGTTACCAACAGCATGGCTGACATGATGGCAGCGGCGACCGCGCCGACGAACGGGCTCTTCTACGACGATGTCGAGAAGAAGTGGATGGATGTGAACATCCGTCGCGTGGGGGACACGCTTCCCCGGGGCGGCGGCTCTGACCACGCGTCGTTCAACGCGGTCGGGATTCCCGGGTTCTTCTGGGACGAGGTCGGCCGCTCGGACTACCAGTACGGCTGGCACACACAGAACGACAAGCTCGACCTTGCGATTCCTGAGTACCTGGTGCAATCCGCGACCAATGCCGCGATAACGGCGTACAACCTCGCGTGCGCCCCGACGCTTCTGCCGCGGGTGCAGCAGGAGGGATCAAACTGAGCGATTTGGCGGCTGCGCGGCGCGATCTGTGAGTTTCACCGGCCCCGGCAGATTGCCGGGGCCGGTTTGCTTCCGGAGTTCGCTACACTGTGAAAGATTGGAGTAACACGCCTTGGCGACGGAACGCCTCATCTCGCCCCAAGAGTCCCGTCCCGACGAGGAGCAGGCGAACGTTGCGTTGCGCCCCCGCTCGATGGAGGAATACACCGGGCAGCAGGACCTGATCCGCCGGCTTCAGATCGCAATCAAGGCGGCACGGGGGCGGAACGAGCCGGCAGAGCACGTGCTGCTTCATGGTCCGCCCGGACTGGGCAAGACCACGCTCGCGCATGTGATCGCGAAAGAGATGGGGACCCGACTGACCGTGACATCCGGCCCTGCGCTTGCCAAGGGGACGGATCTCGTCGCGGCTCTGACCCGCCTCCAGCAGGGGGACGTGCTGTTCATCGACGAGATCCACCGGCTTCCGGTCGCGGTTGAGGAGTTCGTGTACCCGGCGATGGAGGACTATCGGATCGACGTGACGGTTGACTCGGGGATCAACGCCAGGACGGTCCAGATCTCTTGTAAGCCGTTCACGCTGATCGGGGCGACGACGCGTGCGGGGCTCCTGAGTTCGCCTTTGCGATCGCGGTTCGGCATCGTTCACCATTTGCAGTATTACAGCGTGGACGAGCTGCTGAGCATCCTGGCACGGTCGTGCCGCCTGCTGACGCTTCGGGTTGCGGAACCGGACGCGCTGTCGCTGATCGCATCCAGATCTCGCGGCACACCCCGTATCGCGAATCGGCTGCTTCGTCGGGTTCGTGATTACGCACAGGTCGAGGGGGACGGCACGATCACGGTGGGCAGCGTTGAGCGTGCACTGGCGATCGAGGCGATCGATCACCTCGGCCTGGACGAGTTGGATCGCTCTTTCCTGCGGACGATCGGCACGACCTATAGCGGCGGCCCTGTCGGACTGGAGACGATCGCGGCAACCATGAACGAGGATGCGGGCACGCTCGAGGATGTCGTTGAGCCGTACCTGCTTCAGATCGGCTTTCTGGCTCGCACGCGGCGGGGTCGTGCGCTGACGCGGGCGGCGGCGGAGCACCTTGGCCTGCCTCTGAGCGTGGCGGCCGCGACAGATCCGACGCTGTTCGGCGAGGGGACTCAGGGATCGCGGAGCTGAGCGACGCACGTGCCGGGGTGGACGATCAGCCGCCGCTGGGAATCGGGCTCCAGACGGCGTCTTCTGTGAGTCGCGTGAGGGTCAGCATTCTGGCTCGAAAGACGACATGCTCGCCCGGTCCGGGCTTCAGGCCGTCGTGATCGTGGTAGATGATGAGGGCTCCTCCGGGTGGAACGGCGATGATCTCGCCCTGGCGATTTCTCGTTGTTGCGGGCCACTTCCCGGTTTCTAGGTATATCCGAGAGCCACGATGCCCGATCATCGCTCCTTGCCAGATGTCGGGATTGCCCTCAGATTCCAGGTACGCGAAGAGCTCTGTCCACTGCGGATCGGGGGGGTTCTGGACTCTGATGGGCAGGAACGCGAAGATGCAAGCTGCCAGCGGCATCGCCCAGATGCCGTGCCGCTCTACGCCCTTCAAGAGTGAGCGAATCGCCGGGCGCGACCGGTACGCGAGCCACGCGCCGACCGGAATCGCGAGTGTGGGGTAGAGCACGAGCGCGTAGCGATCCCTCCGGTCTGGAAAGACGCTGAGGAGGGCGAGCCAGGCAAGGGTCCAGATCGCGGCGCAGATGAGCAGACGTGCATCGCCTCCGATCCGACGCCTGCGGATCGTTGCGCCGAAGCAGCAGGCGATGGGAATGAGCCAGGGCCAGTAGCCAGCGAGAATCTTCCCGAGATAGAACCACCACCGGCCAACGCCTCCTTCATTGACGACGGAGCCGCCCGAGGCGCGATCCGCGATCTCCGCGCCGAAGTACTGGGCAACGAACGCTTCGCCGTGGATGGCCTGCATGGCCAGATGCCAGGGGGCTGCGACGAGCAGGGCTGAGGCGAGGGTGAGGAGCAACCACGGGATCAGGCGGCCTTTGCGACAGAGAAGGAGCATGATCGCGAGCATCGGTATTGCCGCGAGACCAACAAGGGGCTTGCAGAGCAACGCGAGACCGATGGGGAGCCCCGAGAGAGCGATCGCAACAACTGCCCGCCTGCGGTGGGTGGTTGTGATTGCACCGACGAGGAAACGGAGCGCGATCAGCAAGAAGGCGGCCTGCCACATGTCGAGTGAGATCTCGCGTGTGCGCCGGAAGAACTCGTAGGTCAAGGAGAGCGTGAGCCCGGCCCAGAGCGCACCTCTCCGGGACATGCCCGTGCGTGCGATCGAAACCGTGAGCAGAACGCAGAGAGCGGCTGCGGCGATGGTGCCGAGACGCGCGGTCCACGCGTTCGGCCCCATGAGATGCATGGGAAGGCCGATGATCCAGAAGACGAGGGGGGGTTTGTTGAAATACGGCACACCCGGCTCTGCGCCGAGCGTGAGCAGTTCGCCAGTTCGCCATGCCTGCACTCCGATCGCGGCGTACCAACCGGAGTCGCTTCTCATCCAGTCGCCGTCGGAGAGGTGCGGGAGCGTGACGGCGAGCAGGGCCACGATGGGAAGCAGCCACACCCGTGCTCGCAGCCACCGATGAGCGGCACGCCAGCGGATGCGGGTTCGTTCCGGTGAGGACATCGAGCGTGCTCAGCGCTTCGCGGGCTGCATCGCGCTGGTCGCGGCCTCGTCCATGTAGAGGATGCACTGGCACGAGACGCAGCGCGTGATGGTGCCGTGTGTCATGAGCCGGTTCACGATCTCAACGGGGATGCTCATCATGCATGA from Phycisphaeraceae bacterium includes the following:
- a CDS encoding M20/M25/M40 family metallo-hydrolase; this encodes MSRPYAVIDGKPTEVPKIPMGDQATIARIIDEGMNRNQVMDHLTYMTKTIGPRLTGSTSMEAANRWTADQFRSWGLTNVTLDQWGEVSMRFDRGPSSARVMLRREREVRPEGGSPRVEVEYDSVREMQFSWLAWAPGTNGAVRAPVVRLPKDQAEFDAVKDQIAGSWILIPSNRETRRGIRGVGGQMGDRHQLFKDIRAKQAGVVTADAASGDRFEGTLSGANLPEGGVPISITINGTDVSVSVRRFHTGPATNVTVSGDTISFDWVSPSGTSAYTLTRSGLKLAGKAASAAGESVVEASMPDPAAAPDVLEQVLALNPAGFLGTSRDERVWTTSARGWRELTLDRIGRDTEYAIRQSDYDFINSRVFDGIPIEVEINAKATFTPGPIPVYNTIAEIRGTEFPDEVVIISAHLDSWDGPGSEGTLDNGTGSAVTLEAARILMAVGAKPKRTIRFILWTGEEQGLLGSRSYVDRIKYEWPKISAVFVDDGGTNYQGGAPVTNSMADMMAAATAPTNGLFYDDVEKKWMDVNIRRVGDTLPRGGGSDHASFNAVGIPGFFWDEVGRSDYQYGWHTQNDKLDLAIPEYLVQSATNAAITAYNLACAPTLLPRVQQEGSN
- a CDS encoding glycosyltransferase family 39 protein; amino-acid sequence: MSSPERTRIRWRAAHRWLRARVWLLPIVALLAVTLPHLSDGDWMRSDSGWYAAIGVQAWRTGELLTLGAEPGVPYFNKPPLVFWIIGLPMHLMGPNAWTARLGTIAAAALCVLLTVSIARTGMSRRGALWAGLTLSLTYEFFRRTREISLDMWQAAFLLIALRFLVGAITTTHRRRAVVAIALSGLPIGLALLCKPLVGLAAIPMLAIMLLLCRKGRLIPWLLLTLASALLVAAPWHLAMQAIHGEAFVAQYFGAEIADRASGGSVVNEGGVGRWWFYLGKILAGYWPWLIPIACCFGATIRRRRIGGDARLLICAAIWTLAWLALLSVFPDRRDRYALVLYPTLAIPVGAWLAYRSRPAIRSLLKGVERHGIWAMPLAACIFAFLPIRVQNPPDPQWTELFAYLESEGNPDIWQGAMIGHRGSRIYLETGKWPATTRNRQGEIIAVPPGGALIIYHDHDGLKPGPGEHVVFRARMLTLTRLTEDAVWSPIPSGG
- the ruvB gene encoding Holliday junction branch migration DNA helicase RuvB → MATERLISPQESRPDEEQANVALRPRSMEEYTGQQDLIRRLQIAIKAARGRNEPAEHVLLHGPPGLGKTTLAHVIAKEMGTRLTVTSGPALAKGTDLVAALTRLQQGDVLFIDEIHRLPVAVEEFVYPAMEDYRIDVTVDSGINARTVQISCKPFTLIGATTRAGLLSSPLRSRFGIVHHLQYYSVDELLSILARSCRLLTLRVAEPDALSLIASRSRGTPRIANRLLRRVRDYAQVEGDGTITVGSVERALAIEAIDHLGLDELDRSFLRTIGTTYSGGPVGLETIAATMNEDAGTLEDVVEPYLLQIGFLARTRRGRALTRAAAEHLGLPLSVAAATDPTLFGEGTQGSRS